The following coding sequences lie in one Populus trichocarpa isolate Nisqually-1 chromosome 14, P.trichocarpa_v4.1, whole genome shotgun sequence genomic window:
- the LOC7464900 gene encoding serine/arginine-rich splicing factor RS41 isoform X2 gives MMISQPVAGFAFVYMEDERDAEDAIRRLDRAEFGRKGRRLRVEWTKQERESRRPAGSRRSSTNTTPSKTLFVINFDPVHTRTRDLERHFDPHGKILSTRIRRNFAFVQYELQEDATKALEATDMSKFMDRVISVEYAARDDERRNGYSPERRDRDRSPDRNYNRERSPSPYRRDRGSPDYGHRSKTNSRPEPRGNHNYDKAESPENERYRSRTPPSRERSRS, from the exons ATGATGATCTCACAGCCAGTGGCAG GATTTGCTTTTGTCTATATGGAGGATGAAAGAGATGCTGAGGATGCTATCCGTAGGCTTGACCGAGCTGAATTTGGGAGAAAAGGGCGCCGTCTTCGTGTTGAGTGGACTAAG CAAGAACGTGAAAGTAGAAGGCCTGCTGGTTCAAGAAGATCATCGACTAACACGACTCCATCAAAAACTTTGTTTGTCATTAATTTTGATCCAGTTCATACCCGAACTAGGGATCTGGAGAGGCACTTTGATCCTCATGGAAAAATATTGAGCACAAGGATTAGGAGAAATTTTGCATTCGTTCAGTATGAATTACAGGAAGATGCTACTAAGGCATTGGAGGCAACTGACATGag CAAGTTCATGGATCGGGTCATTTCGGTGGAATATGCTGCTCGAGATGATGAAAGAAGGAATGGTTACAGTCCTGAGAGAAGAGATCGTGACAGATCTCCTGACAGAAACTATAATCGTGAACGATCCCCGAGTCCATATCGTAGAGATAGGGGCAGCCCGGACTACGGTCATAGATCAAAAACTAATTCCAGACCTGAACCAAGAGGAAATCATAATTACGATAAAGCTGAAAGTCCTGAAAATGAAAGATACCGCag CCGTACCCCACCATCTCGAGAAAGGTCTCGTTCTTGA
- the LOC7464900 gene encoding serine/arginine-rich splicing factor RS41 isoform X3, with protein sequence MEDERDAEDAIRRLDRAEFGRKGRRLRVEWTKQERESRRPAGSRRSSTNTTPSKTLFVINFDPVHTRTRDLERHFDPHGKILSTRIRRNFAFVQYELQEDATKALEATDMSKFMDRVISVEYAARDDERRNGYSPERRDRDRSPDRNYNRERSPSPYRRDRGSPDYGHRSKTNSRPEPRGNHNYDKAESPENERYRSRTPPSRERSRS encoded by the exons ATGGAGGATGAAAGAGATGCTGAGGATGCTATCCGTAGGCTTGACCGAGCTGAATTTGGGAGAAAAGGGCGCCGTCTTCGTGTTGAGTGGACTAAG CAAGAACGTGAAAGTAGAAGGCCTGCTGGTTCAAGAAGATCATCGACTAACACGACTCCATCAAAAACTTTGTTTGTCATTAATTTTGATCCAGTTCATACCCGAACTAGGGATCTGGAGAGGCACTTTGATCCTCATGGAAAAATATTGAGCACAAGGATTAGGAGAAATTTTGCATTCGTTCAGTATGAATTACAGGAAGATGCTACTAAGGCATTGGAGGCAACTGACATGag CAAGTTCATGGATCGGGTCATTTCGGTGGAATATGCTGCTCGAGATGATGAAAGAAGGAATGGTTACAGTCCTGAGAGAAGAGATCGTGACAGATCTCCTGACAGAAACTATAATCGTGAACGATCCCCGAGTCCATATCGTAGAGATAGGGGCAGCCCGGACTACGGTCATAGATCAAAAACTAATTCCAGACCTGAACCAAGAGGAAATCATAATTACGATAAAGCTGAAAGTCCTGAAAATGAAAGATACCGCag CCGTACCCCACCATCTCGAGAAAGGTCTCGTTCTTGA
- the LOC7464900 gene encoding serine/arginine-rich splicing factor RS41 isoform X1, translating into MKAIFCGNLDYDARQSDLERLFRRYGRIDRVDMKSGFAFVYMEDERDAEDAIRRLDRAEFGRKGRRLRVEWTKQERESRRPAGSRRSSTNTTPSKTLFVINFDPVHTRTRDLERHFDPHGKILSTRIRRNFAFVQYELQEDATKALEATDMSKFMDRVISVEYAARDDERRNGYSPERRDRDRSPDRNYNRERSPSPYRRDRGSPDYGHRSKTNSRPEPRGNHNYDKAESPENERYRSRTPPSRERSRS; encoded by the exons ATGAAGGCTATATTTTGCGGGAATCTTGATTATGACGCGCGGCAGTCTGATTTGGAGCGTCTTTTTAGAAGATATGGGAGAATTGATAGGGTGGATATGAAGTCTG GATTTGCTTTTGTCTATATGGAGGATGAAAGAGATGCTGAGGATGCTATCCGTAGGCTTGACCGAGCTGAATTTGGGAGAAAAGGGCGCCGTCTTCGTGTTGAGTGGACTAAG CAAGAACGTGAAAGTAGAAGGCCTGCTGGTTCAAGAAGATCATCGACTAACACGACTCCATCAAAAACTTTGTTTGTCATTAATTTTGATCCAGTTCATACCCGAACTAGGGATCTGGAGAGGCACTTTGATCCTCATGGAAAAATATTGAGCACAAGGATTAGGAGAAATTTTGCATTCGTTCAGTATGAATTACAGGAAGATGCTACTAAGGCATTGGAGGCAACTGACATGag CAAGTTCATGGATCGGGTCATTTCGGTGGAATATGCTGCTCGAGATGATGAAAGAAGGAATGGTTACAGTCCTGAGAGAAGAGATCGTGACAGATCTCCTGACAGAAACTATAATCGTGAACGATCCCCGAGTCCATATCGTAGAGATAGGGGCAGCCCGGACTACGGTCATAGATCAAAAACTAATTCCAGACCTGAACCAAGAGGAAATCATAATTACGATAAAGCTGAAAGTCCTGAAAATGAAAGATACCGCag CCGTACCCCACCATCTCGAGAAAGGTCTCGTTCTTGA